A region from the Streptosporangiales bacterium genome encodes:
- a CDS encoding AMP-binding protein, which produces MTVSAEDRPCWSAAVETMSAEELEAVQCERLRAQLRYVQRRSPFYAAKWAAAGFDPASVESMADFDAPFTTKEELRDSQLAAPPLGRHAAVEMSEVVRVHSSSGTTGRPSYVGVTAADHASWVEVVSRVLYCEGMRPSDVVVHGFGLGFFVGGLPLKDATENIGATFVPIGTGATDRLVTTARDLRATTLMCTPSYAAYLAEYCRERLDTDPAELGFRKLLLGAEPGGSIPAVRAHLEDEFEATVSDGLGNADLFPIYAASCPRQDGLHLCAQDFLYTELVAPITEARLDWSSGNEGELVVTHLRRECVPLVRFRVRDRVVVDPSPCTCGRTSPRITCVGRTDDMLIVAGVNVWPSAVKDIVSSLRPRTTGAMQILVPGNDVSVAPPLRVQIEYGSDERDIEQLGREIEQTIREKLVVRASVSLVPPNSLPRWEMKAQLVRRVPSTT; this is translated from the coding sequence ATGACCGTGAGCGCAGAGGACCGGCCATGCTGGTCGGCCGCCGTGGAGACGATGTCCGCGGAGGAGCTCGAGGCCGTGCAGTGCGAGCGGCTCCGGGCCCAGCTCCGGTATGTCCAGCGTCGGTCCCCGTTCTATGCGGCGAAGTGGGCGGCCGCGGGTTTCGACCCCGCCTCGGTCGAGTCGATGGCCGACTTCGACGCACCGTTCACGACCAAGGAAGAGCTGCGGGACAGCCAGCTCGCCGCGCCGCCGCTTGGGCGTCACGCGGCGGTCGAGATGAGCGAGGTCGTGCGCGTGCACTCCTCGAGCGGTACCACCGGACGTCCGAGCTACGTCGGCGTGACGGCGGCCGATCACGCGTCCTGGGTCGAGGTCGTCAGCCGGGTGCTCTACTGCGAGGGGATGCGCCCGTCCGACGTCGTTGTCCACGGCTTCGGCCTGGGCTTTTTCGTGGGTGGTCTGCCGCTCAAGGACGCCACGGAGAACATCGGGGCAACGTTCGTCCCGATCGGCACCGGAGCGACCGACAGGCTGGTCACGACGGCCCGCGACCTCCGCGCGACCACGCTCATGTGCACACCCTCCTATGCCGCCTACCTTGCCGAGTACTGCCGCGAACGGCTGGACACCGACCCGGCGGAACTCGGCTTCCGGAAGCTCCTGCTCGGCGCCGAGCCTGGCGGCAGCATTCCCGCCGTCCGGGCGCACCTCGAGGACGAGTTCGAAGCGACGGTATCGGACGGCCTCGGGAACGCCGACCTGTTCCCGATCTACGCGGCGTCCTGCCCGCGGCAGGACGGCCTGCATCTCTGTGCGCAGGACTTCCTGTACACCGAGCTCGTCGCCCCGATCACCGAAGCGAGGCTGGACTGGTCTTCGGGCAACGAGGGCGAGCTCGTCGTCACTCACCTGCGTCGCGAGTGCGTGCCTCTCGTCCGCTTCCGGGTCAGGGACCGCGTCGTTGTCGACCCCTCGCCCTGTACCTGCGGGCGCACCAGCCCACGGATCACCTGCGTCGGTAGGACCGACGACATGCTCATCGTCGCGGGCGTGAACGTGTGGCCGTCGGCGGTGAAGGACATCGTGTCGTCGCTGCGACCGAGAACCACCGGCGCCATGCAGATCCTGGTGCCGGGCAACGACGTCAGCGTCGCACCGCCGCTGCGGGTCCAGATCGAGTACGGCAGCGACGAGCGCGACATCGAACAACTTGGCAGAGAGATAGAGCAGACCATACGCGAGAAGTTGGTCGTGCGTGCGAGCGTCAGCCTGGTGCCACCCAACTCCCTCCCCCGCTGGGAGATGAAAGCACAGCTCGTTCGCCGCGTACCCAGCACTACTTAG